Proteins from a genomic interval of Pseudomonas anuradhapurensis:
- a CDS encoding nitrilase-related carbon-nitrogen hydrolase, with protein sequence MRKLLASTLALVMAAALCGYGFWTQQRPEGHYLSDLRIELALNHGVPGEHGNLLGVEPLLYPGDYQNLQRLHRKLAAYLEQARAQGLVGPRTVVVLPEHIGTWLWARGEKNELYQVTQSREALQWLELSNPLRYGLAMLGADGDDRRADAHLRMKAEQMATDYQQLFGGLAKEFNVTLVAGSIVLPAPYVKQGVLHAGSGPLFNSSMVFAGDGSLLGQPQRQQFPDSEMRRYVHDGRQQPLQVVQTPAGRLGVLVGSDSWYPENHQQLARQAVELIANPVFLSGKGSWQAPWRGNRHQDASARLPLQRGEVSEQAAWQHLTKAAGANVSSMSVFMRGQFWEQGSDGQGFAHQAGELLVGTPSPGARLLNLWL encoded by the coding sequence ATGCGAAAACTCCTGGCAAGCACCCTGGCGCTGGTGATGGCCGCCGCACTCTGTGGCTACGGTTTCTGGACCCAGCAGCGCCCGGAAGGCCATTACCTGTCCGACCTGCGCATCGAACTGGCGCTGAACCATGGCGTACCCGGTGAGCACGGCAACCTGCTCGGCGTCGAGCCGCTGCTGTACCCGGGCGACTACCAGAACCTGCAACGCCTGCACCGCAAGCTCGCGGCCTACCTGGAGCAGGCCCGGGCCCAGGGCCTGGTCGGCCCGCGCACGGTGGTGGTGCTGCCCGAGCACATCGGTACCTGGCTGTGGGCGCGCGGCGAAAAGAACGAGCTGTACCAGGTCACGCAAAGCCGTGAAGCCCTGCAATGGCTGGAGCTGAGCAACCCGCTGCGCTATGGCCTGGCCATGCTCGGTGCTGACGGCGACGACCGCCGCGCCGACGCACACCTGCGCATGAAGGCCGAACAGATGGCCACGGATTACCAGCAACTGTTCGGTGGCCTGGCCAAGGAATTCAACGTGACCCTGGTAGCCGGCTCGATCGTGCTGCCCGCCCCCTATGTGAAGCAGGGCGTACTGCATGCCGGCAGCGGCCCGCTGTTCAACAGCAGCATGGTGTTCGCCGGCGACGGCTCGCTGCTGGGCCAGCCACAGCGTCAACAGTTCCCTGACAGCGAAATGCGCCGCTATGTCCACGATGGCCGCCAGCAGCCTTTGCAGGTCGTGCAAACCCCCGCCGGGCGCCTGGGGGTACTGGTGGGCAGCGACAGCTGGTACCCGGAAAACCACCAGCAACTGGCCCGCCAGGCAGTGGAACTGATCGCCAACCCGGTGTTCCTCAGCGGCAAGGGCAGCTGGCAGGCACCCTGGCGTGGCAATCGCCACCAGGACGCCAGCGCCAGGTTGCCCTTGCAGCGCGGCGAAGTCAGCGAACAGGCTGCCTGGCAGCACCTGACCAAGGCCGCCGGTGCCAATGTCAGCAGCATGAGCGTGTTCATGCGTGGGCAGTTCTGGGAACAGGGCAGCGACGGCCAGGGCTTTGCCCACCAGGCTGGCGAACTGCTGGTGGGAACGCCCAGCCCTGGCGCCCGCCTGCTGAACCTGTGGCTGTAG
- a CDS encoding fimbrial protein — translation MNKFSLAALTLALITASAGALAADPTGPVNGGSGKISFTGVINNDACSVDGANADRVIAVDMGTVSIKDMGTAENPSAGRVTGKDFNLNVNCNVGTKVAMVFDANSGGSGLVTGKKVLALTKGTGTAANVGIALLDPNGNLIDLSSAATAKIQSDVHGTGAAGGDATLSFSAAYVTTGAAGTATAGRGDATLPFILQYE, via the coding sequence ATGAATAAATTCTCCCTGGCCGCACTGACCCTCGCGCTGATTACCGCTTCAGCCGGCGCCCTGGCTGCCGATCCTACCGGGCCAGTCAACGGTGGCAGCGGCAAGATTTCCTTCACCGGCGTGATCAACAATGACGCCTGTTCGGTCGACGGCGCCAATGCCGACCGCGTAATCGCCGTGGACATGGGCACCGTCTCGATCAAGGACATGGGCACCGCCGAGAACCCGAGCGCAGGCCGCGTGACCGGCAAGGACTTCAACCTCAACGTCAACTGCAACGTCGGCACCAAGGTGGCGATGGTCTTCGACGCCAACAGCGGCGGCTCGGGCCTGGTCACCGGCAAGAAGGTCTTGGCCCTGACCAAAGGCACCGGCACCGCGGCCAACGTCGGCATCGCCCTGCTCGACCCGAACGGCAACCTGATCGACCTGAGCTCGGCCGCTACCGCCAAGATCCAGAGCGACGTGCACGGCACTGGCGCTGCGGGCGGCGATGCCACCCTGAGCTTCTCCGCAGCCTACGTGACCACCGGCGCCGCCGGCACTGCCACCGCCGGTCGTGGTGACGCCACCCTGCCGTTCATCCTGCAGTACGAGTAA
- a CDS encoding DUF2242 domain-containing protein encodes MTRSSVFGALGLALVLAGVTGCSSKKAAVYEHENFDDSGTFSRSFPVSDAGSCEAARRALLSQGYIITSSGANQVMGNKSFQQNSENHLQISFNVTCAPDVSDEQRSTMFANALQDRYALKKSNTSASLGVGVLGSVSMPIGSSDDSMVKVASETVTAAQFYDRYFALVESYLPKPKPQQESKAKVEEPAPKAEAPAPALGLPEQAAVAPVAPAPAAAPLVEAAPAPAAVTPANEAVAAPVVDDSQGSQPVAPPAEAAPIEVQQQAQPAEAVSPAL; translated from the coding sequence ATGACCAGATCTTCCGTCTTTGGTGCGCTCGGGCTGGCCCTGGTGCTGGCGGGCGTGACCGGTTGTTCCTCGAAAAAAGCCGCCGTCTACGAGCACGAGAATTTCGATGACTCGGGCACCTTTTCGCGCAGCTTCCCAGTGAGCGATGCCGGCTCTTGCGAGGCCGCCCGGCGCGCCTTGCTCAGCCAGGGCTACATCATCACCAGCAGCGGTGCCAACCAGGTGATGGGCAACAAGAGTTTCCAGCAGAACAGCGAGAATCACCTGCAGATCAGCTTCAACGTTACCTGTGCGCCGGATGTGAGCGACGAGCAGCGCTCGACCATGTTCGCCAACGCCCTGCAGGACCGCTATGCCCTGAAAAAGTCCAACACCTCGGCCAGCCTGGGCGTTGGCGTGCTGGGTTCTGTGTCGATGCCGATCGGCTCCAGCGACGACTCCATGGTCAAGGTGGCCAGCGAGACGGTGACGGCGGCGCAGTTCTATGATCGCTATTTCGCCCTGGTGGAGAGCTATCTGCCCAAGCCCAAGCCGCAGCAGGAAAGCAAGGCCAAGGTCGAGGAGCCCGCGCCGAAGGCCGAAGCGCCCGCGCCTGCCCTGGGGCTGCCGGAGCAGGCTGCGGTGGCACCGGTGGCACCAGCCCCGGCAGCGGCACCCTTGGTGGAAGCGGCGCCAGCCCCGGCTGCCGTTACCCCAGCCAATGAGGCAGTAGCGGCACCGGTGGTGGATGACAGCCAGGGCTCGCAGCCGGTGGCGCCGCCGGCGGAGGCGGCTCCTATTGAAGTACAGCAGCAAGCGCAGCCTGCCGAGGCCGTTTCGCCCGCCCTCTGA
- a CDS encoding hybrid sensor histidine kinase/response regulator — protein sequence MKQYNALLENLARSSLRLNKGMTVLLGLALLLAGFSLWSIERLVEEHSDTISIHFARLMENVQEQETFLQALVQRSAKGELLDYPRALEPVLTPLPEEGPDIYKGEVFPFSMPFSLKLDRRHFADRDVSEVYTQGANLASFYSMFWSASPYRSPQVFLFSPDARYDITVPAAGRGRGKPEEEPFIDVIRQVMARQPHAEDWRPGGAIIWRSYVEQPDQASPPRVLAYANVILHPAKADSQRTQVASLVDLAQIDDFERIMDWTVYDHFNLIAPSGEVLIGTPASLEGVHEGLNIKAEGLVFRLHEQANGGWSAVYTVTYRHFFRYAFWSLTSIAATFLVLIGLGRVAIRWYQRQVVLPARAAHETIAESEAFSRVVIDTAPTGLCVVRSSDHEVLLENQRAQQWQGTRELVSTLASTVDEASSGEHSLQVAGRHLQVGFVSTRYHGEDVRLYAFNDVTRHVEDAQALDEARRAADAANTAKTLFLATMSHEIRTPLYGVLGTLELLGLTQLDARQQGYLHTIQRSSATLFQLISDVLDVTKIESGQMALEPVTFCPLELLEDTVRTYRAFAERKGLLLYACHDARLPAQVVGDPIRIRQILNNLLSNAIKFTDTGRVVLRTRVLALDASQVSLQFQVADTGIGISQAQQARLFELFYQVADASSESGAGLGLPICGWLAEMMGGRIKVVSEPGLGSSFSLTVSLPLAEGALSDCPSLVPDPTPVYVRAPIPELAQHGVDWLQRLGIAATLTIPPLEQDNPQALLVDLLDCPDAASWHGQRICACSDGPAPGAFIDGCWRVDLHDVRAIAQAIALVRQGGAADGHDPTQQQRAALRLHVLVAEDNPINQAILQEQLEALGCTTVVAANGEQAMQRWQPGLFDLVLTDVNMPLMNGYELARTLRQHDARLPIIGVTANALREEGQRCLEVGMNAWMVKPLSLQALRSYLLRLCRPVLADGPSQAQADTHGSSPLPATGDTVQVPASMRALFISTLHEDLQQLRLALEQRDHRRLGERLHSVAGALGAVQARALSEQCCALEDALANSPLDATLAARMREVLDRLSAMLDSLA from the coding sequence ATGAAACAGTACAACGCCCTGCTGGAAAACCTGGCCCGCAGCTCCCTGCGCCTGAACAAAGGCATGACCGTGCTGCTGGGCCTGGCACTGCTGCTGGCGGGCTTCAGCTTGTGGTCGATCGAGCGCCTGGTCGAAGAACACAGCGATACGATCAGCATCCATTTCGCCCGCCTGATGGAGAATGTCCAGGAACAGGAAACCTTCCTCCAGGCCCTCGTGCAACGCAGCGCCAAGGGGGAGTTGCTGGACTACCCTCGCGCGCTGGAACCCGTGCTGACGCCGCTGCCTGAAGAAGGGCCGGACATTTACAAGGGCGAGGTCTTTCCATTCTCCATGCCGTTCAGCCTCAAGCTCGACCGGCGCCATTTCGCTGACCGCGACGTGTCGGAGGTGTACACCCAAGGAGCGAACCTGGCCAGTTTCTACAGCATGTTCTGGTCAGCCTCACCCTACCGCTCGCCGCAGGTGTTCCTGTTCTCGCCGGATGCCCGTTACGACATCACCGTGCCCGCTGCAGGACGCGGGCGCGGCAAGCCCGAGGAAGAACCGTTCATCGACGTCATCCGCCAGGTCATGGCACGCCAGCCGCACGCCGAGGATTGGCGCCCGGGAGGCGCAATCATCTGGCGCAGCTATGTCGAACAGCCGGACCAGGCCTCCCCGCCGCGTGTGCTGGCCTACGCCAATGTCATCCTGCACCCGGCCAAGGCCGACAGCCAGCGCACGCAAGTGGCGTCGCTGGTGGACCTGGCGCAGATCGACGATTTCGAACGCATCATGGACTGGACCGTGTATGACCACTTCAACCTCATCGCCCCGTCCGGCGAGGTGCTGATCGGCACGCCTGCCTCCCTGGAGGGCGTGCACGAGGGCCTCAACATCAAAGCCGAAGGCCTGGTGTTCCGCCTGCACGAACAGGCCAACGGCGGCTGGAGCGCGGTCTACACCGTGACCTACCGGCACTTCTTCCGTTATGCGTTCTGGTCGCTGACCAGCATCGCCGCCACCTTCCTGGTGCTGATCGGGCTGGGCCGGGTGGCCATCCGCTGGTATCAGCGCCAGGTCGTCCTGCCGGCACGCGCCGCCCACGAGACCATCGCCGAGAGCGAGGCCTTCAGCCGGGTGGTCATCGATACCGCCCCGACCGGCCTGTGCGTGGTGCGTAGCAGCGACCATGAAGTGTTGCTGGAGAACCAGCGGGCGCAGCAATGGCAAGGCACGCGCGAACTGGTCAGCACCCTCGCCTCGACGGTGGACGAGGCCAGCAGCGGCGAACATTCCCTGCAGGTCGCAGGCCGCCACCTGCAGGTGGGTTTCGTGTCGACCCGCTACCACGGCGAAGACGTGCGCCTTTATGCATTCAACGACGTAACCCGCCACGTCGAGGACGCCCAGGCGCTGGACGAGGCGCGCCGCGCCGCCGATGCCGCCAACACTGCCAAGACCCTGTTCCTGGCGACCATGAGCCACGAGATCCGCACCCCGCTGTACGGCGTGCTGGGCACCCTCGAGCTGCTCGGCCTGACGCAGCTGGATGCTCGCCAACAAGGCTACCTGCACACCATCCAGCGCTCCTCGGCAACCCTGTTCCAGCTGATCAGCGACGTGCTCGACGTGACCAAGATCGAGTCCGGGCAAATGGCGCTCGAGCCGGTAACGTTCTGCCCGCTGGAGTTGCTCGAGGACACCGTGCGCACCTATCGCGCCTTCGCCGAGCGCAAGGGCTTGCTGCTGTATGCCTGCCACGACGCCCGCCTGCCGGCCCAGGTGGTCGGCGACCCGATACGCATCCGCCAGATCCTCAACAACCTGCTGAGCAACGCCATCAAGTTCACCGACACCGGCCGGGTGGTGCTGCGCACCCGCGTGCTGGCGCTCGACGCCAGCCAGGTCAGCCTGCAGTTCCAGGTTGCCGATACCGGCATCGGCATTTCCCAGGCACAGCAAGCCAGGTTGTTCGAATTGTTCTACCAGGTCGCCGACGCCTCCAGCGAGAGCGGCGCAGGCCTGGGCCTGCCGATCTGCGGCTGGCTGGCCGAGATGATGGGCGGCCGGATCAAGGTGGTCAGCGAGCCGGGCCTGGGCAGCAGCTTCTCGCTCACCGTCAGCCTGCCGCTGGCCGAGGGGGCGCTGAGCGACTGCCCGAGCCTGGTGCCCGACCCGACCCCGGTGTACGTGCGTGCGCCGATACCGGAACTTGCCCAGCATGGCGTCGACTGGCTGCAGCGCCTGGGCATCGCCGCCACCCTGACGATTCCCCCTCTCGAGCAGGACAACCCCCAGGCCCTGCTGGTCGATCTGCTCGACTGCCCGGACGCTGCCAGCTGGCATGGCCAGCGGATCTGCGCCTGCAGCGACGGCCCGGCCCCCGGTGCATTCATCGACGGCTGCTGGCGGGTAGACCTGCATGACGTGCGCGCCATCGCCCAGGCCATCGCCCTGGTGCGCCAGGGCGGGGCGGCCGATGGCCACGACCCCACCCAGCAGCAACGTGCCGCCCTGCGCCTGCATGTGCTGGTGGCCGAGGACAATCCGATCAACCAGGCGATCCTGCAGGAGCAGCTCGAGGCGCTGGGCTGCACCACGGTCGTCGCGGCCAACGGCGAACAGGCCATGCAACGCTGGCAGCCAGGCCTGTTCGACCTGGTCCTGACCGACGTGAACATGCCGTTGATGAATGGCTACGAACTGGCCAGGACCCTGCGCCAGCACGACGCCCGCCTGCCGATCATCGGCGTTACCGCCAATGCCCTGCGCGAAGAGGGCCAGCGCTGCCTCGAGGTGGGCATGAATGCCTGGATGGTCAAACCGTTGAGCCTGCAGGCCTTGCGCAGCTATCTGCTCCGTCTGTGCCGCCCGGTCCTGGCCGATGGTCCCAGCCAGGCGCAAGCGGACACCCACGGCAGCTCGCCCCTGCCCGCCACCGGCGACACCGTGCAAGTACCCGCCAGCATGCGCGCGCTGTTCATCAGCACCCTGCACGAAGACCTGCAGCAGTTGCGCCTGGCCCTCGAACAGCGCGACCATCGGCGTCTTGGCGAGCGCCTGCACAGCGTCGCCGGGGCCCTCGGTGCGGTGCAGGCCAGAGCCCTGTCCGAGCAGTGCTGCGCACTTGAGGACGCGCTGGCCAACTCGCCGCTCGACGCTACCCTGGCGGCTAGGATGCGCGAGGTGCTGGACAGGTTGTCGGCCATGCTCGACAGCCTTGCATAG
- a CDS encoding response regulator, translating into MEKLKVIIADDHPIVLLGVRELVERDPRFCVVGEAVCSQGLIELLERQPVDMVISDYNMPADSPYGDGLKLIDYLKRHYPAVRILVLTMISNPLILTRLQELGVDGVIQKSQLHGEIEKALNAVARNSTYRAPEPARHSVVACNTAIDQRVENLSPKEFEILRLFVAGQSVSEIARSQHRSTKTISAQKVSAMRKLEVNSDQELLAYCLASHIFN; encoded by the coding sequence ATGGAAAAACTCAAGGTCATCATCGCCGACGATCACCCCATCGTACTGCTCGGCGTCCGTGAACTGGTCGAACGCGACCCGCGCTTTTGCGTGGTCGGCGAAGCCGTTTGCTCGCAAGGGCTGATCGAACTGCTCGAACGCCAACCCGTGGACATGGTCATTTCCGACTACAACATGCCGGCAGACTCACCCTACGGTGACGGGTTGAAACTGATCGACTATCTCAAGCGCCACTATCCCGCTGTTCGCATTCTCGTGCTGACCATGATTTCCAACCCGCTGATCCTCACGCGGCTGCAGGAGCTGGGCGTGGACGGTGTCATCCAGAAGAGCCAGCTGCACGGCGAAATCGAGAAGGCGCTCAACGCCGTGGCGCGCAACAGCACCTACCGGGCGCCGGAACCGGCGAGGCATTCGGTGGTGGCCTGCAACACCGCCATCGACCAACGGGTAGAAAACCTGTCGCCCAAGGAATTCGAAATACTGCGCCTGTTCGTGGCCGGCCAAAGTGTCAGCGAAATTGCCCGCAGCCAACACCGAAGTACCAAGACCATCAGTGCACAGAAAGTTTCCGCCATGCGCAAACTTGAAGTAAACAGCGACCAGGAATTATTGGCCTATTGCCTGGCAAGTCATATCTTCAATTAA
- a CDS encoding fimbria/pilus outer membrane usher protein yields MSLSIAPRSVDGADAGARALNGGTPRPAWKLNALSLLLCSALPGLATAQDDPQLLGFNTTFLQGAQSAVDLQLLLSASNVLPGNYRVDLYSNEILVGRRDIDFNRNPNTGRVEACLTLELLEQLGIDMDKLRAQGRLDTAQACHDLPTLIDQASLSYDSGHLRLSASIPQVAMKRGLRGYVDPQLWDAGVSAAFVNYQFNTSRSAGDAETRINNNLSLRNGINLGSWRLRNESNFSSGTGRPDSFKSNRSYLQHDVTTLKGQFSAGDIFSDSDLFDSVRYRGLKLASDEGMRADSERGYAPVVRGVAQTSARVEIRQNSYLLYTANVPPGPFEISDIYPSGSNGDLEITIIEADGRRRVSVQAFSSLPLMVRGGQVKYSLSAGRYNSNSEGLATPQMLSTTLAYGLTNTVTGVVGLQATDDYKALAVGSGLNTLLGAFSLDVTHSSSKAQGQTTQGNSLRALYAKTFTGTDTNFTLAAYRYSTEGFRTLTQHIEDQSSDAIKRSGNSKTRTDLTINQSLGRDRALGSLYLTATDQRYWNRGGSQSLSAGYSNNWGDISYNLDVSRTKELGTSGPAGQDTQFNLSVSFPLGSRARAPRAFVTASTQKGNDTTQAGINGYLSESSDTFYSIQGGHSRTSGSSASANLNTRTSVADISLGYSQGRGYDSQNLNIAGAVVAHQGGINLGQTLGETFALAEVPGVKGAKISNYSGVETGRNGYAVIPSAQPYRVNWISLDTRDLGGDIEIDNATQQLVPRRGAVVLGRYTGKSGRRVQFELFDERGQLIPFGASVENTEGRQLAISDPSGKALVLLEQDQGSLTIKWGERQCAAHYDLPERDTAVNYERQRLMCQP; encoded by the coding sequence ATGTCTTTGTCCATCGCCCCCCGCTCCGTAGACGGTGCCGATGCAGGCGCGCGCGCGCTCAATGGCGGCACGCCTCGCCCGGCCTGGAAGCTCAATGCCCTGTCATTGCTGCTGTGCAGCGCGCTGCCCGGCCTCGCGACGGCGCAGGACGATCCCCAGCTGCTGGGCTTCAACACCACCTTCTTGCAAGGTGCGCAATCGGCGGTCGACCTGCAATTACTGCTATCAGCCAGCAACGTGTTGCCGGGCAACTATCGGGTAGACCTGTACAGCAACGAGATACTGGTGGGCCGGCGTGACATCGACTTCAACCGCAACCCCAATACCGGGCGCGTGGAAGCATGCCTGACCCTGGAACTGCTCGAGCAGTTGGGCATCGACATGGACAAGCTCAGGGCCCAGGGGCGCCTGGATACCGCACAGGCCTGCCACGACCTGCCGACGCTGATCGACCAGGCCAGCCTGAGCTATGACTCGGGTCACCTGCGCCTGTCTGCCAGCATCCCGCAGGTCGCCATGAAGCGCGGCCTGCGCGGCTACGTCGACCCGCAACTGTGGGACGCCGGGGTGTCTGCGGCATTCGTCAACTATCAGTTCAACACCAGCCGCAGCGCCGGTGATGCCGAGACCCGCATCAACAACAATCTGAGCCTGCGCAACGGCATCAACCTGGGCAGCTGGCGCTTGCGCAACGAGTCGAACTTCAGCAGCGGCACCGGGCGCCCGGACAGCTTCAAGAGCAACCGCAGCTACCTGCAGCACGACGTGACCACGCTCAAGGGCCAGTTCAGCGCCGGCGACATCTTCAGCGACAGCGACCTGTTCGACAGCGTGCGCTACCGGGGCCTGAAGCTGGCTTCGGACGAAGGCATGCGCGCCGACAGCGAGCGCGGCTACGCACCCGTGGTGCGGGGCGTGGCGCAGACCAGCGCCAGGGTCGAGATCCGCCAGAACAGCTACCTGCTGTACACCGCCAACGTACCGCCCGGCCCGTTCGAGATCAGCGACATCTACCCCAGCGGCTCCAACGGCGACCTGGAAATCACCATCATCGAGGCCGACGGTCGCCGCCGGGTCAGCGTGCAGGCGTTTTCCAGCCTGCCGCTGATGGTCCGTGGCGGCCAGGTCAAGTACAGCCTGTCCGCCGGGCGCTACAACAGCAACAGCGAGGGCCTGGCGACGCCGCAGATGCTCAGCACGACACTGGCCTACGGCCTGACCAACACCGTGACCGGCGTCGTTGGCCTGCAAGCCACCGACGACTACAAGGCGCTGGCCGTGGGCAGCGGCCTGAACACGCTGCTGGGCGCCTTTTCGCTCGATGTCACCCATTCCTCGAGCAAGGCCCAGGGCCAGACCACCCAGGGCAACAGCCTGCGGGCGCTGTACGCCAAGACCTTCACCGGCACCGATACCAACTTCACCCTGGCCGCCTACCGCTACTCCACCGAGGGCTTCCGCACCCTCACCCAGCATATCGAGGACCAGAGCAGCGACGCGATCAAGCGCAGCGGCAACTCCAAGACCCGCACCGACCTGACCATCAACCAGAGCCTGGGCCGCGACCGCGCACTCGGCAGCCTGTACCTGACGGCCACCGACCAGCGCTACTGGAACCGCGGTGGTTCGCAGAGCCTGTCCGCCGGCTACAGCAACAACTGGGGCGATATCTCCTACAACCTTGACGTCAGCCGCACCAAGGAGCTGGGAACCTCAGGCCCTGCGGGGCAGGACACCCAGTTCAACCTGTCGGTGTCGTTCCCGCTCGGCAGCCGCGCCCGCGCACCGCGGGCGTTCGTCACCGCCAGCACGCAGAAGGGCAACGACACCACCCAGGCCGGCATCAACGGCTACCTGTCGGAGAGCAGTGACACCTTCTACTCGATCCAGGGTGGTCACAGCCGCACCAGTGGCAGCTCGGCCTCGGCCAACCTGAACACCCGCACCTCGGTCGCCGACATCAGCCTGGGCTATAGCCAGGGGCGCGGCTACGACTCGCAGAACCTGAATATTGCCGGCGCCGTGGTTGCCCACCAGGGCGGTATCAACCTTGGCCAGACACTCGGCGAAACCTTCGCCCTGGCCGAAGTACCAGGTGTGAAAGGTGCGAAGATCAGCAACTACAGCGGCGTGGAAACCGGGCGCAATGGCTATGCGGTGATCCCCAGTGCCCAACCCTATCGGGTCAACTGGATCAGCCTGGACACGCGCGACCTGGGTGGCGACATCGAGATCGACAACGCCACCCAGCAGCTGGTGCCTCGCCGCGGCGCCGTGGTGCTTGGCCGCTACACCGGCAAGAGCGGGCGTCGGGTGCAGTTCGAGCTGTTCGACGAGCGCGGCCAGTTGATACCGTTCGGGGCTTCGGTCGAAAACACCGAAGGCCGGCAGTTGGCGATTTCCGACCCGAGCGGTAAAGCCTTGGTGCTGCTGGAGCAGGACCAGGGCAGCCTGACCATCAAATGGGGTGAGCGCCAGTGCGCGGCCCACTACGACCTGCCGGAACGGGACACGGCGGTCAACTACGAGCGCCAGCGCCTTATGTGCCAACCGTGA
- a CDS encoding molecular chaperone encodes MLRRSLYPVFGLLGMLVAAQATASISLSATRVVFDGAHKEANVTVRNGNQEVLVQSWVDAGDSAQAPFAITPPLARVMPKQEQLLRILYEGQGLPTDRESVVWLNVQEIPQATTQANTLQLAVRQRIKIFFRPANLPGNALLAPEQLVWQVTRHAGKAQLSVNNPSLYHVSMADIEIKRGNQSVFSVDSSMIAPGEQKTFSSALSQVDGPLTLTFKSINDYGAQHGYSVLLNPAQPGSAKPAEPAISL; translated from the coding sequence ATGTTGCGTCGTTCTCTGTATCCCGTTTTCGGGTTGCTGGGCATGCTCGTCGCTGCCCAGGCAACCGCCAGCATCTCCCTGAGCGCTACGCGCGTCGTGTTCGACGGTGCTCACAAGGAGGCCAATGTCACCGTGCGCAATGGCAACCAGGAAGTCCTGGTGCAGTCCTGGGTGGATGCCGGCGACAGCGCGCAGGCGCCGTTTGCCATTACCCCTCCCTTGGCCAGGGTGATGCCCAAGCAGGAACAACTGCTGCGCATTCTCTATGAGGGCCAGGGCCTGCCAACCGACCGCGAATCGGTGGTCTGGCTGAATGTGCAGGAAATCCCGCAAGCCACTACCCAGGCCAATACCTTGCAGTTGGCGGTGCGCCAACGCATCAAGATTTTCTTCCGCCCGGCCAACTTGCCCGGCAACGCCCTGCTGGCACCGGAACAATTGGTTTGGCAAGTAACCCGGCACGCCGGCAAGGCGCAGCTGAGCGTGAACAACCCCAGCCTGTATCACGTGTCGATGGCTGACATCGAAATCAAACGCGGTAACCAGAGCGTGTTCAGCGTCGATTCGAGCATGATCGCCCCCGGTGAACAAAAGACCTTCAGCTCGGCACTTTCGCAAGTGGACGGCCCGCTGACGCTCACCTTCAAGAGCATCAACGACTATGGCGCCCAGCATGGCTATTCCGTGCTGCTTAACCCTGCCCAGCCAGGTAGCGCCAAGCCTGCCGAACCCGCCATCAGCTTGTGA
- a CDS encoding AraC family transcriptional regulator, whose translation MARPRVRLGDLSVGFVQPLSEALRELGHAPEPLLQRYGLDAARLGEANARLSIPRYMHLGHAAIELCGEAALGLHMGRLSRLAHAGLAGVTAAQAPSVGEAARTLLRFEPLYAANYRGHSSFHEDAQGAWLRFYSISPYNAYNRFVVDSLLAGWLAQLSDLAGTPVQAERLEIEFAAPAYAERYQPLCGTPVQFAAERNQLRLSRATLQLANPRHCPSTWQHLLQLCEAEMLQRTRVRSLGERITHLLGPMLNGGREPDLEEVARHLQLPTWTLRRKLAEEGTRFRDLLNETRRDLAETYIRDTELAFGEIAYLLGFASAEAFQRAFKRWTGLTPGEFRRSQRRVG comes from the coding sequence ATGGCCCGCCCCCGTGTGCGCCTGGGCGACCTTTCGGTCGGTTTTGTCCAGCCGCTGAGCGAGGCCCTGCGCGAGCTTGGCCACGCCCCTGAGCCGCTGTTGCAGCGCTATGGCCTGGATGCGGCTCGCCTGGGCGAGGCCAATGCACGCTTGTCGATACCGCGCTACATGCACCTGGGCCACGCCGCCATCGAACTGTGCGGCGAGGCTGCGCTGGGCCTGCACATGGGGCGCCTGAGCCGTCTGGCGCATGCCGGACTGGCCGGGGTCACCGCCGCCCAGGCGCCCTCCGTGGGCGAGGCGGCACGTACCCTGCTGCGCTTCGAACCGCTGTATGCGGCCAACTACCGTGGCCATTCCAGTTTTCATGAAGATGCCCAGGGCGCCTGGCTGCGCTTCTACTCGATCAGCCCCTACAACGCCTACAACCGGTTCGTCGTCGATTCCCTGCTCGCGGGCTGGTTGGCCCAGCTGAGCGACCTTGCCGGCACACCGGTCCAGGCAGAACGCCTGGAAATCGAATTTGCCGCCCCCGCCTACGCCGAGCGTTACCAGCCGTTGTGCGGCACACCTGTGCAATTTGCCGCCGAACGCAATCAATTGCGCCTGAGCCGCGCCACGCTGCAGCTGGCCAACCCCCGACACTGCCCAAGCACCTGGCAGCACCTGTTGCAATTGTGCGAGGCGGAGATGCTGCAACGCACGCGCGTACGCAGCCTGGGTGAGCGCATCACCCACCTGCTGGGCCCGATGCTCAATGGCGGTCGCGAACCGGACCTGGAAGAAGTGGCGCGGCACCTGCAACTGCCGACCTGGACCTTGCGCCGCAAGCTGGCCGAGGAAGGCACGCGTTTTCGCGACCTGCTCAACGAAACACGGCGCGACTTGGCCGAGACCTACATCCGCGATACGGAACTGGCCTTCGGCGAGATCGCCTATCTGTTGGGGTTTGCATCGGCCGAGGCATTCCAGCGCGCTTTCAAGCGCTGGACGGGCCTTACGCCGGGGGAGTTCCGCCGCAGCCAGCGGCGGGTGGGCTAG